A genome region from Desulfonatronum thiosulfatophilum includes the following:
- a CDS encoding RelA/SpoT family protein yields MIRIHEILDKVSGYMSEEDMNVIQKAYVFSAAAHAGQTRLSGEPYLFHPLEVANSLAEMKLDRASIAAGLLHDTVEDTKVTVKEIATEFGDDVAKIVAGTTKISKMSFHSKEEAQAENIRKMILAMADDIRVLMVKLADRLHNMRTLEFQKNIKQRLIAKETLDIYAPLANRLGLYRVKVQLEDLSLRYLKPDIYQQIANGVQQHQSVGQEYISKVHSMIEELLRTNKISGRVKGRIKHIYSIYHKMLQQGLNLDQVYDLIAFRTIVGSIKDCYAVLGLVHSLWKPVPGRFKDYISMPKKNMYQSLHTTVFGPDGERIEIQIRTEDMNRLAEYGVAAHWQYKEGSKSKDRDADRFSWLRQILDWQQDLDNPREFMASLRIDLFQDEVYVFTPRGDVKELPEGATPVDFAYLVHTEVGNHCNGARVNGRLVPLSTPLHNGDTVEIITDLGRHPSKDWLKFVKTAKAKARIKHWVRTEERDRSIAFAREILEKEGRKVGVNMAKALKDGRFDKVVEELSFKTREDLLTAVGYARLTPRQVLHRMLPAEQQTPEVRSEATVPAHEPSKSIKSRGISIKGVDDVLVQFAKCCNPLPGDPIVGFISRGRGAIVHTVDCPNVAYLEPERMLDVFWEGEPAKSFPAKIRIICRNAPGVLGEISMLMAKEAMNIDSGSFSSRPDGKTEMLFYVEVRDSAHLYGVIEKISKLDSVVEVIRLTEQ; encoded by the coding sequence ATGATTCGCATCCATGAAATACTGGACAAAGTGTCCGGCTACATGTCCGAAGAGGACATGAACGTGATTCAGAAGGCGTATGTTTTTTCCGCCGCGGCGCATGCCGGGCAGACGCGCCTCTCCGGCGAGCCGTACCTTTTCCATCCTCTTGAAGTCGCCAACTCTCTTGCTGAAATGAAGCTGGACAGGGCTTCCATTGCCGCCGGCCTGCTCCATGACACCGTGGAGGACACCAAGGTCACGGTGAAGGAAATAGCCACGGAATTCGGGGACGACGTGGCGAAAATCGTCGCCGGAACCACCAAGATCAGCAAGATGAGCTTTCATTCCAAGGAGGAAGCCCAGGCCGAGAATATCCGGAAAATGATCCTGGCCATGGCCGACGACATCCGGGTCCTAATGGTCAAGTTGGCGGATCGACTGCACAACATGCGCACCCTGGAGTTTCAGAAGAACATCAAGCAGCGACTGATCGCCAAGGAAACCCTGGACATTTACGCGCCATTGGCCAACAGGCTGGGACTGTACCGGGTCAAGGTTCAGCTGGAAGATCTCAGCTTACGGTATCTGAAACCCGACATCTATCAGCAAATTGCCAACGGCGTCCAGCAACATCAAAGCGTGGGGCAGGAATATATCAGCAAAGTTCACTCCATGATTGAGGAATTGTTGCGGACCAACAAGATATCCGGCCGGGTCAAGGGGAGAATCAAGCATATTTACAGCATCTACCACAAGATGCTTCAGCAGGGCCTGAACCTGGATCAGGTGTATGACCTGATCGCGTTCCGGACCATCGTGGGATCCATCAAGGACTGTTATGCCGTCCTGGGACTTGTCCATTCCTTGTGGAAGCCGGTACCCGGTCGATTCAAGGACTACATCTCCATGCCCAAGAAGAACATGTATCAGAGCCTGCATACAACCGTCTTCGGGCCGGATGGAGAACGCATCGAGATACAAATCCGCACCGAAGACATGAACCGTCTTGCGGAGTACGGGGTTGCCGCTCACTGGCAATACAAGGAGGGGAGCAAGAGCAAGGACCGGGATGCGGACCGCTTTTCCTGGCTACGCCAGATTCTGGATTGGCAGCAGGATCTCGATAATCCCCGCGAATTCATGGCCTCTTTGCGCATCGACCTTTTTCAGGACGAGGTGTACGTCTTCACGCCCCGAGGCGATGTGAAAGAATTGCCCGAAGGCGCCACGCCCGTGGATTTCGCCTATCTGGTGCATACCGAAGTGGGCAACCACTGTAACGGGGCCCGGGTCAACGGTCGGCTGGTGCCGTTATCCACTCCGCTGCACAACGGCGACACGGTGGAGATCATCACCGACCTTGGGCGCCATCCCAGCAAGGACTGGCTGAAGTTCGTCAAGACGGCCAAGGCCAAAGCCAGGATCAAGCACTGGGTCCGGACGGAGGAGCGGGACAGAAGCATTGCCTTTGCCCGGGAGATTCTGGAAAAGGAAGGGCGCAAGGTCGGCGTGAACATGGCCAAGGCCCTGAAGGACGGACGATTCGACAAGGTAGTGGAGGAATTGTCCTTCAAAACCCGCGAGGATCTCTTGACCGCCGTGGGCTATGCCCGACTGACGCCCAGGCAGGTGTTGCACCGGATGCTGCCTGCTGAGCAGCAAACTCCCGAGGTGCGGAGCGAGGCGACTGTTCCGGCTCACGAGCCGTCCAAGTCGATCAAGTCCAGGGGGATCAGCATCAAGGGTGTGGATGATGTCCTGGTCCAGTTTGCCAAGTGCTGCAACCCTCTGCCAGGGGATCCGATTGTCGGGTTCATCAGCCGGGGTCGCGGAGCCATCGTGCATACGGTTGATTGTCCAAACGTTGCCTACCTGGAACCGGAACGGATGCTGGACGTCTTCTGGGAAGGTGAGCCGGCGAAATCCTTCCCGGCAAAGATACGGATCATCTGCCGGAACGCTCCCGGCGTACTCGGAGAAATCAGCATGCTCATGGCCAAGGAAGCCATGAATATCGATTCCGGATCATTCAGCTCCAGACCGGACGGCAAAACGGAGATGCTGTTTTACGTAGAGGTTCGGGACTCCGCCCACCTGTACGGCGTGATCGAAAAGATCAGCAAGCTGGATTCGGTGGTTGAGGTGATCCGGCTGACGGAGCAGTGA
- a CDS encoding nucleotidyltransferase family protein: protein MAEIKIKIAGVILAAGAGRRMGGAEGTKLLLPFRDVPLLSHVVRKALVVCDPVLAVVGCNARQVTSTLNGINARLRIVHAHDWHEGQSRSLRAGLAALEPDVAGVLVFLGDQPLIRSNTSAALAAMFRNHPDSFIAPCHEGKRGNPVCIPRTWFSRVMNLQGDTGARCVLNHPDAMLRLVQVDDPGVLRDIDSPEDYNALRDI, encoded by the coding sequence ATGGCGGAGATAAAAATCAAGATTGCCGGGGTCATCCTGGCGGCCGGGGCTGGACGGCGCATGGGCGGCGCGGAGGGAACCAAGCTGCTTTTGCCGTTCAGAGACGTGCCCCTGCTCTCCCACGTAGTCCGCAAGGCCCTGGTGGTCTGCGATCCGGTTCTGGCGGTGGTGGGCTGCAACGCACGACAGGTCACGTCGACACTGAACGGAATCAATGCGCGCCTGCGAATCGTCCACGCCCACGACTGGCATGAAGGGCAGTCCAGGAGTTTGCGGGCCGGACTGGCCGCTCTTGAACCTGACGTAGCCGGGGTTCTTGTTTTCCTGGGGGATCAGCCTTTGATTCGCAGCAATACTTCGGCAGCACTGGCCGCGATGTTCCGCAATCATCCTGATAGCTTTATCGCCCCATGTCATGAAGGAAAGCGAGGCAATCCCGTCTGCATTCCCCGAACCTGGTTTTCGCGGGTCATGAACCTGCAGGGCGATACGGGAGCACGTTGCGTCCTGAACCATCCTGACGCGATGTTGCGGCTGGTGCAGGTAGACGATCCCGGCGTGCTCCGAGACATCGATTCGCCTGAAGACTACAACGCTCTCCGCGACATCTGA
- the hydA gene encoding dihydropyrimidinase, protein MSLLIRGATVVNADCSALADIYIRNGKIAAVGPDLDVLPETKVVDAGGVLALPGGIDPHTHLDMPIAGTRTADNFEQGGRAALAGGTTMVVDFVIPRQGQSFLEAHNRWMGFARSATCDYSFHMAVTWFDESVAQEMGVLTRERGVNSFKHYMAYKGTVMLDPERMLDSFVRAAELGCLCTVHAENAEIIPFLQRRLLARGMNHPRAHPLCHPAYGEAEATQRAIALAEAANVPLYVVHLSCSQALDAVVAARNRGLPVFAECLGGHLAVDEAVYEQEDPAQAARFVMSPPFRSARDRAALWEGLATGSIQVVASDNCSFTDAQRADALTDFSRLLNGTPGLEDRMRVVWDGGVAGGRLTPEQFVAVTSANAARIFNIYPRKGCIRPGADADIVLWDPDALYTVSARNHHHAVDFSVFEGMTFRGAPVATYLAGKEVFRDGQVTAEPGIGRHIPRPVFGSDFRTILEMLRSSFHNKKRYNDLPEIRHP, encoded by the coding sequence ATGAGTCTGTTGATCCGTGGAGCAACCGTGGTCAACGCGGATTGCTCAGCACTGGCTGACATTTACATCCGCAACGGTAAAATTGCTGCCGTGGGACCAGATCTTGACGTTTTGCCGGAAACCAAAGTGGTCGATGCCGGAGGGGTGCTGGCCCTGCCCGGGGGCATTGATCCGCATACCCATCTGGACATGCCTATTGCCGGGACTCGTACGGCCGATAATTTTGAGCAGGGCGGACGGGCTGCCCTGGCCGGCGGAACCACCATGGTCGTCGATTTCGTCATTCCCCGCCAGGGCCAGTCCTTTCTGGAGGCGCATAACCGCTGGATGGGCTTTGCCCGGTCTGCTACCTGCGACTACTCGTTTCACATGGCCGTGACCTGGTTTGACGAGAGCGTGGCCCAGGAAATGGGTGTCCTGACCCGGGAGCGCGGAGTCAATTCCTTCAAGCACTACATGGCCTACAAGGGCACGGTGATGCTCGACCCGGAGCGGATGCTGGACAGTTTTGTCCGGGCCGCGGAACTGGGCTGCCTCTGCACCGTGCATGCGGAAAATGCCGAAATCATCCCTTTTTTGCAACGCAGGCTTCTGGCCAGGGGGATGAACCACCCCAGGGCACATCCCCTGTGCCACCCGGCCTACGGAGAGGCCGAGGCGACGCAGCGGGCCATTGCCCTGGCCGAGGCGGCCAACGTGCCGCTGTATGTCGTGCATCTTTCCTGTTCCCAGGCTCTGGATGCTGTTGTGGCGGCCAGAAATCGAGGGCTGCCCGTGTTTGCGGAATGTCTGGGCGGTCATCTGGCCGTGGACGAGGCGGTCTATGAACAGGAAGATCCGGCTCAGGCGGCGCGCTTCGTCATGAGTCCGCCTTTCCGGTCGGCCCGGGACCGGGCTGCTCTGTGGGAAGGGCTGGCCACCGGCAGCATCCAGGTCGTGGCCAGCGACAACTGCTCCTTCACGGATGCCCAGCGGGCGGACGCTCTGACGGACTTCAGCAGACTGCTCAACGGAACACCGGGGCTGGAAGACCGGATGCGGGTGGTCTGGGACGGCGGGGTGGCCGGCGGCCGCCTGACCCCGGAGCAGTTCGTGGCCGTGACCTCCGCCAATGCGGCCCGCATCTTCAATATCTATCCGCGCAAGGGGTGTATCCGGCCGGGAGCCGACGCGGACATCGTTCTTTGGGACCCTGACGCCTTATACACGGTCAGCGCCCGGAACCATCATCATGCCGTGGATTTCAGCGTCTTCGAAGGCATGACCTTCCGGGGTGCTCCCGTGGCGACCTACCTCGCCGGGAAGGAAGTGTTCCGGGATGGACAGGTCACCGCCGAGCCTGGCATCGGTCGCCACATCCCACGACCTGTATTCGGCTCCGACTTCAGGACCATTCTCGAGATGCTCAGAAGCAGTTTCCATAACAAAAAACGATACAACGACTTACCTGAGATTCGACATCCCTAA
- a CDS encoding methyltransferase domain-containing protein gives MARIHEQSLISLDMELAWQSREARHRERYLSRRINLWRDIFPPRMREALLNRETGGIVRLEYGAGEAVPGYDPKLVHRVPRSQFARQEIRGRVISPLKGRHYPKGMLGSLPGVFPQNCLPGRIIDLDDATMTVDLNHPLARYNLSVQAKILDVADKVTETGGRLTCWMEEWADNGPGMQARHQSQPTQFGIPDGMRRKDETDDGRFYREPRMVGHLDSQASEFLKGLYADALPEQAKVLDLMSSMQSHMPDNPALHVTGLGMNAAEMSANPRLAEQLVHDLNADPVLPFADGSFDAVVCSLSIEYLVRPQEVLNECARVLRPGGKLLVGFSNRWFPDKAMSMWMDLHEFERMGLVLDYFLGTQAFQDLQTVSIRNWWRPEDDPHINTTSTSDPVYVVMGTKS, from the coding sequence GTGGCAAGAATTCATGAACAGAGTTTGATTTCGTTGGATATGGAACTGGCGTGGCAGAGTCGGGAGGCCAGGCATAGGGAGCGGTATTTGTCCAGGCGCATCAATCTGTGGCGGGACATCTTTCCGCCGCGGATGCGAGAGGCTTTGCTGAACAGGGAAACTGGCGGCATAGTCCGCCTGGAGTACGGAGCCGGGGAAGCCGTTCCCGGCTATGATCCGAAGCTTGTTCACCGGGTACCCCGCTCCCAGTTTGCGCGTCAAGAGATCCGCGGCCGCGTGATTTCTCCGCTGAAAGGCCGCCATTATCCGAAGGGCATGCTGGGAAGTTTGCCCGGAGTATTTCCTCAGAATTGCCTGCCCGGCCGGATCATCGATCTGGATGACGCAACCATGACCGTTGACCTGAATCATCCCCTGGCCCGATACAACCTGTCAGTGCAAGCCAAGATCCTGGACGTGGCGGACAAGGTGACCGAAACAGGCGGTCGCCTGACCTGTTGGATGGAAGAGTGGGCGGATAACGGTCCTGGCATGCAGGCCAGACATCAGAGCCAGCCGACGCAGTTCGGCATACCGGACGGCATGCGCCGCAAGGACGAAACCGACGACGGCCGTTTTTACAGGGAGCCACGAATGGTCGGCCACCTGGACAGCCAGGCCAGCGAATTTCTGAAAGGACTCTATGCTGATGCGCTTCCGGAGCAGGCCAAGGTTCTGGACTTGATGAGCAGCATGCAGTCCCATATGCCTGACAATCCAGCCCTGCACGTGACCGGCCTCGGGATGAACGCCGCGGAGATGAGTGCCAATCCCCGGCTTGCAGAGCAGCTCGTCCACGACCTGAACGCGGACCCGGTCCTGCCCTTTGCGGACGGAAGTTTCGATGCCGTTGTCTGCAGCCTGTCCATTGAATATCTGGTCCGCCCCCAAGAGGTGCTGAACGAGTGCGCTCGGGTGCTTCGACCCGGCGGGAAACTGCTTGTGGGTTTCTCAAATCGCTGGTTTCCGGACAAGGCCATGTCCATGTGGATGGACCTGCATGAATTTGAACGAATGGGCCTCGTCTTGGATTATTTTCTTGGCACCCAGGCCTTTCAGGACCTCCAGACCGTCAGCATCCGGAACTGGTGGCGGCCCGAAGATGATCCGCACATCAACACCACGAGCACCAGCGACCCGGTCTATGTGGTCATGGGCACGAAAAGCTGA
- a CDS encoding phenylacetate--CoA ligase family protein has protein sequence MMFEAEFESMAKEELEQLQLERLQSTLTRVSRNVPFYRKKFEELGIDPYDFESLADVRNLPLTTRQDLRDNAPYGLFAVPLREVVRLQTSSGFSNGTTVFGYTQSDIRKWSRLTARILAAGGATKEDVVHVAHNYGLSTMAFGMHYGAEALGATVVPVSSGNARRQVGIILDYRATALACIPSYALFLADVMDEMGVNRNALPLRWGLFSGEAWSESTRKRIQDRLNITATDNYGVSEVMGPGVAGECLERRGMHIQEDHFLAEIIDPKTLHPVPPGTIGELVLTTLTKEALPMIRFRTGDLTRLMPEPCPCGRTFLRMDRIQGRSDDMLIIQGINVYPERIKAILAETHHVEPNYLLVVDRHGGLDRTMLLVEADMVEPDQIKTQQRFIDLTRQQLAMELGLVFEVKLVERQTIAELETGKSRVVDRRQP, from the coding sequence ATGATGTTTGAAGCCGAATTTGAATCCATGGCCAAGGAGGAGTTGGAGCAGCTCCAGCTGGAACGCCTGCAGTCCACCCTGACCAGGGTATCCCGCAACGTTCCGTTTTACCGCAAGAAATTCGAAGAATTGGGGATCGATCCCTATGACTTCGAATCCCTGGCCGATGTCCGCAACCTGCCCCTGACCACACGCCAGGATTTGCGCGACAATGCTCCCTACGGGCTGTTCGCCGTACCCTTGCGCGAGGTGGTTCGACTGCAGACGTCTTCGGGTTTTTCCAACGGCACCACGGTCTTCGGGTACACCCAGAGCGACATCCGGAAGTGGTCGCGGCTCACGGCCCGCATTCTGGCCGCCGGCGGGGCCACAAAGGAAGACGTTGTTCATGTGGCCCACAATTACGGATTGTCCACCATGGCCTTCGGGATGCATTACGGCGCGGAGGCTCTGGGCGCCACCGTGGTGCCCGTTTCCAGCGGCAATGCCCGTCGTCAGGTCGGGATCATCCTCGATTACCGGGCCACGGCCCTGGCCTGCATTCCCAGCTATGCCCTGTTTCTGGCGGACGTCATGGACGAGATGGGCGTGAACCGTAACGCCCTGCCTCTGCGCTGGGGTCTGTTCAGCGGGGAAGCCTGGTCCGAGTCCACGCGGAAACGCATTCAGGACCGGCTGAATATCACGGCCACGGACAATTACGGCGTCAGCGAGGTCATGGGACCGGGAGTGGCCGGAGAGTGTCTCGAACGCCGGGGCATGCACATCCAGGAGGACCACTTTCTGGCCGAGATCATCGATCCAAAGACTCTGCACCCGGTGCCGCCCGGCACGATCGGCGAGCTGGTCCTGACCACGCTGACCAAGGAAGCCTTGCCCATGATCCGCTTCCGGACCGGAGACCTGACCCGGCTGATGCCGGAACCCTGCCCTTGCGGCCGCACATTCCTGCGCATGGACCGCATCCAGGGCCGTAGCGACGACATGCTGATCATCCAGGGGATCAATGTCTATCCGGAACGAATCAAGGCCATTCTCGCCGAAACCCATCATGTCGAGCCCAACTACCTGCTCGTGGTGGACCGTCACGGTGGCCTGGACCGAACCATGCTTCTGGTGGAGGCGGACATGGTGGAGCCGGACCAGATCAAGACCCAGCAACGCTTCATCGACCTGACCCGTCAGCAACTGGCCATGGAGTTGGGGCTGGTATTCGAGGTCAAGCTCGTGGAACGCCAGACCATCGCCGAACTGGAAACCGGCAAGAGCCGTGTGGTGGACCGCAGGCAGCCGTAA
- a CDS encoding ABC transporter ATP-binding protein: MLVLKNVDVFYGRVHAVRRVSLHVNQGEIVALIGGNGAGKTTLLTTISGLLRARGGSLGFEGRDITRERPERIVSAGISQVPERRLVFKPMTVADNLLLGAYHRYSLKNKTLISKDVDQIYEMFPVLGQRRDQPAGNLSGGEQQMLAIGRALMAKPRMLLLDEPGMGLAPALSQMIFRHVAELRDVFGLTVLLVEQNAKSALKIADRGYVLETGRIILQGPSEELLLNRDVQRAYLGRDVGDES; the protein is encoded by the coding sequence ATGCTCGTACTCAAAAATGTGGACGTCTTCTACGGCAGGGTCCATGCCGTGCGGCGGGTATCGCTGCACGTGAACCAGGGTGAGATCGTGGCCCTGATCGGCGGCAACGGCGCGGGCAAGACCACCCTGCTGACCACCATCTCCGGCCTCTTGCGGGCCAGGGGCGGCAGCCTCGGGTTCGAGGGCCGGGATATCACCAGGGAGCGTCCGGAACGAATTGTCAGCGCCGGCATTTCCCAGGTTCCGGAACGCCGCCTGGTCTTCAAGCCCATGACCGTGGCCGACAATCTTCTGCTCGGCGCCTACCATCGCTACAGCCTGAAAAACAAGACCCTGATTTCCAAGGACGTGGACCAAATTTATGAAATGTTTCCGGTCCTCGGCCAGCGCCGCGACCAGCCCGCCGGGAACCTGTCCGGCGGCGAACAGCAGATGCTGGCCATCGGGAGGGCCTTGATGGCCAAGCCCCGGATGCTGCTCCTGGATGAACCGGGCATGGGACTGGCCCCGGCCCTGTCGCAGATGATTTTCCGCCACGTGGCCGAATTGCGCGACGTATTTGGCCTGACCGTCCTGCTGGTGGAACAAAATGCTAAAAGCGCCCTGAAAATCGCGGATCGGGGTTATGTACTGGAAACAGGCCGGATCATCCTGCAGGGTCCGTCCGAGGAATTGCTGTTGAACCGGGACGTCCAGCGAGCCTACCTGGGGCGGGACGTGGGTGATGAGAGTTGA
- a CDS encoding ABC transporter ATP-binding protein, producing MSGHDVLLHCQGVHVRFGGVMALTDVDFQVLEGTITALIGPNGAGKTTLLNVVSGMVPCSEGRVELLGRDMTRAPAWERSRAGAVRTFQNLEVFTTMNVLENVMTGAHRVVRYGPISALLKTPAYFRGEHRCRELAEEKLTFVGIDSDWNLPAGELPYGKQRLLELARALAAQPRLLLLDEPAAGLNTTETRALAELIRRIRDELGITVAIVEHDMDLIMGVSNAITVLHFGQVIASGTPSEIQKNPEVVAAYLGEEA from the coding sequence GTGTCCGGTCATGACGTTCTGCTGCATTGCCAGGGGGTCCATGTCCGGTTCGGCGGGGTGATGGCCCTGACCGATGTGGACTTCCAGGTCCTGGAGGGTACCATCACGGCCCTGATCGGCCCCAACGGCGCGGGCAAAACCACCCTGCTGAACGTGGTCAGCGGCATGGTGCCCTGCTCCGAAGGCCGCGTCGAACTCCTGGGCCGGGACATGACCCGTGCACCGGCCTGGGAACGGTCCAGGGCCGGAGCTGTGCGCACCTTCCAGAACCTGGAGGTCTTCACCACCATGAACGTTCTGGAAAACGTGATGACCGGAGCGCACCGCGTTGTCCGCTACGGTCCGATCAGCGCTCTGCTCAAGACTCCCGCCTACTTTCGCGGGGAACATCGTTGCCGGGAGCTGGCCGAGGAAAAGCTGACCTTTGTCGGAATCGACTCGGACTGGAACCTGCCCGCCGGGGAACTGCCCTATGGGAAGCAGCGCCTGCTCGAACTGGCCCGAGCCCTGGCGGCCCAACCGCGGCTGCTGCTCCTGGATGAACCCGCCGCGGGCCTGAACACCACCGAAACACGCGCCCTGGCCGAACTGATCCGTCGCATCCGCGACGAGCTGGGCATCACCGTGGCTATCGTGGAACATGACATGGACCTGATCATGGGCGTCAGCAACGCCATCACCGTTCTCCACTTCGGCCAGGTCATCGCCTCGGGCACCCCCTCGGAAATACAGAAGAACCCCGAAGTCGTCGCGGCATATCTTGGCGAGGAGGCGTAA
- a CDS encoding branched-chain amino acid ABC transporter permease, with amino-acid sequence MTSTFRQIAPVAAFFVLVLATPTILSHDYYYLSILTMAGIIAIIVMGLNLLLGFAGQISLGHAALFGISAYTTAILTGTHGLPLAVGVLSGVGLTALVALVVGMPVLKLKGYYLAMATLGFGLIVYILFNEAIGLTGGPSGFVGIPHFQVGGFVFDSELSFFFLVWTTVTLVLLISLNLIHSRTGRALMALHASDKAAQSMGINVARYKLFVFVLSAVYAGIAGVLYAHYLSFVAPSSFGFHFSVQLITMVVLGGMASLWGGIAGTVFLTVMPEFLRAYENMEVIIYGLILILCMMYLPQGMAGGMKALIALIRGRFNRVRS; translated from the coding sequence ATGACTTCCACCTTCCGTCAAATAGCCCCTGTGGCCGCTTTTTTCGTGCTGGTTCTGGCCACGCCGACAATTCTGTCCCATGACTATTACTATCTGAGCATCCTGACCATGGCCGGGATCATTGCCATCATCGTCATGGGGCTGAACCTGCTGCTGGGCTTTGCCGGACAGATCTCCCTGGGTCACGCGGCCCTGTTCGGGATTTCCGCCTACACCACGGCCATCCTCACGGGAACCCACGGCCTGCCCCTGGCGGTGGGCGTGCTTTCCGGCGTGGGGCTGACCGCCCTTGTGGCCCTGGTAGTAGGCATGCCCGTGCTCAAGCTCAAAGGATACTACCTGGCCATGGCCACGCTGGGCTTTGGGCTGATCGTGTACATACTTTTCAACGAAGCCATCGGCCTGACCGGAGGGCCTTCCGGTTTCGTGGGCATTCCGCACTTCCAGGTGGGTGGATTCGTCTTTGACTCGGAACTCTCCTTTTTCTTCCTGGTCTGGACCACGGTCACCCTGGTCCTGCTGATCTCCCTGAACCTGATCCACTCCCGCACCGGACGGGCTTTGATGGCCCTGCACGCCAGCGACAAGGCGGCCCAGTCCATGGGCATCAACGTGGCCCGCTACAAGTTGTTCGTCTTCGTCCTCTCCGCGGTCTACGCCGGCATCGCCGGGGTGCTGTACGCTCACTACCTCAGCTTCGTAGCCCCATCCTCCTTCGGGTTTCATTTCTCCGTGCAGCTGATCACCATGGTTGTTCTGGGCGGCATGGCCAGTCTCTGGGGGGGAATCGCCGGAACAGTCTTCCTGACGGTGATGCCCGAATTCCTGCGAGCCTATGAAAACATGGAAGTGATCATCTACGGACTAATCCTTATCCTGTGCATGATGTATCTGCCCCAGGGCATGGCCGGCGGAATGAAAGCACTGATCGCCCTGATCCGCGGGAGGTTCAACCGTGTCCGGTCATGA
- a CDS encoding nucleotidyltransferase domain-containing protein, which yields MIYGLQRSTVQQINNILARHPKVRKAMLYGSRAKGTQKTGSDIDLTLIGDLDLKELYLIMDELDDLLLPYSIDLSLYHDIDDPDVVEHIQRVGKVFYEQDPQSTFET from the coding sequence ATGATCTATGGACTGCAGCGTTCAACGGTTCAACAGATCAACAATATTCTTGCCCGCCACCCGAAAGTGCGCAAGGCGATGCTCTACGGCTCCCGGGCCAAGGGCACTCAGAAGACGGGGTCGGATATCGACCTGACGCTGATCGGAGACCTGGACCTGAAGGAACTCTACCTGATCATGGACGAGCTGGACGATCTGCTGCTTCCGTACAGCATCGATCTCTCCCTCTATCATGACATCGACGATCCGGACGTCGTCGAACATATCCAGAGGGTCGGGAAAGTCTTTTATGAACAGGACCCGCAATCAACCTTTGAAACCTGA
- a CDS encoding nucleotidyltransferase substrate binding protein: protein MQENDVRWVQRLAHFRKALIQLGEGVELARQRPLSRLEEQGLIQAFEFTHELAWNTLKDFLESRGTVRIYGSKDATREAFKRGLIENGEIWMKMIKSRNLSSHTYSESLAKKIAAEITAEYYPEFLLMQQSLDHVHRDDRQ, encoded by the coding sequence GTGCAGGAAAATGATGTTCGCTGGGTTCAACGCTTGGCCCATTTTCGCAAGGCGCTCATCCAGCTTGGCGAAGGCGTAGAACTGGCCCGGCAGCGACCTCTTTCCAGGCTGGAGGAACAGGGCTTGATCCAGGCCTTCGAATTCACGCACGAACTGGCCTGGAATACGCTGAAGGATTTCCTTGAAAGCCGCGGAACGGTTCGTATTTATGGCTCAAAAGACGCAACCCGTGAAGCATTCAAGCGAGGCCTGATCGAAAACGGCGAGATCTGGATGAAAATGATCAAAAGCCGTAACCTGTCCTCACACACGTACAGTGAATCCTTGGCCAAAAAAATTGCCGCTGAAATCACTGCGGAGTATTACCCCGAGTTTCTCCTGATGCAGCAAAGCTTGGATCACGTTCATCGGGATGACCGGCAATGA